A genomic window from Solanum stenotomum isolate F172 chromosome 10, ASM1918654v1, whole genome shotgun sequence includes:
- the LOC125878205 gene encoding uncharacterized protein LOC125878205 has product MAVMGIGAANWLKGSGTLLFSCRTNSIPAVVSSSTVIASRSRVHYCSSTFSLQHQKKNNTLFSTGVNGHRIGDWGSQITKLYFNFYCTAQSNVSVEEKDSSGEVVEEDEESKMRKIKDAANSLDIRVGRIIRAWRHEEADSLYVEEVDVGEAEPRIICSGLVKYVPLDHLQERSVIVLANLKPRNMRGVKSNGMLMAASDASHENVELLEPPEGAVPGERIWFGSADEKDNLPDVATPNQVAKKKIWELVQPRLKTDGASVAALGTHCMRASTGVVVSPSLKDANIS; this is encoded by the exons ATGGCTGTAATGGGAATTGGGGCAGCTAATTGGTTAAAGGGAAGTGGAACTCTGTTATTTTCTTGCCGAACAAATTCAATTCCTGCAGTAGTTTCATCATCTACTGTTATTGCTTCACGCTCAAGGGTGCACTATTGTTCCTCAACATTCTCACTTCAGCACCAGAAAAAGAACAATACCCTTTTCAGTACTGGTGTCAATGGTCATAGAATTGGTGATTGGGGTAGTCAGATTACGAAgttatactttaatttttactgTACGGCACAATCAAATGTGAGTGTAGAAGAGAAGGATTCGTCTGGTGAAGTAGTTgaggaggatgaggagagtAAGATGAGGAAGATTAAGGATGCGGCGAATAGTTTGGATATTAGGGTTGGGAGGATAATTAGAGCGTGGAGACATGAGGAGGCTGATTCACTTTATGTTGAAGAGGTTGATGTTGGTGAGGCTGAACCAAGAATCATTTGTAGTGGGTTGGTTAAGTATGTACCTCTTGATCATCTTCAG GAAAGAAGTGTGATTGTTCTTGCAAATTTAAAGCCAAGGAATATGCGTGGTGTCAAATCAAATGGAATGCTGATGGCAGCGTCTGATGCATCTCATGAGAATGTGGAACTTCTAGAACCACCTGAAGGTGCAGTACCTGGGGAAAGGATATGGTTTGGTTCTGCTGATGAAAAGGATAATCTACCTGATGTGGCAACACCCAACCAG GTAGCAAAGAAAAAGATTTGGGAGCTAGTACAACCACGTCTAAAAACAGATGGTGCATCCGTTGCTGCACTAGGAACGCATTGTATGCGAGCTTCAACAGGTGTGGTGGTCAGCCCATCTCTAAAGGATGCAAATATATCATAA
- the LOC125878202 gene encoding protein GET4-like codes for MQYSSISQTLLKPLILQPPLYFFIARMSRERAKRATLPPAQENIEKLEKVVKQGNYYAAQQMFKSISARYVSAERYSEALDILKCGACLQLENGQVTCGSELALLFVETLVKGKVSYNEETLDHVRKIYEKFPRPLVPQNLDLTDDDDDDMQKLSEAIAAAKTRVECCSSFLKASIKWSAEFGALRYGSPELHEMLADYMYSQSPEVDMVKVSFHFVRGRNLKKFASTIINFMGKCYPGEDDLAIARAILMYLSLGNLRDANKLMDEVEMEMQLKHFDFPQSELMQFVNYLSLTLQRDALPLFNMLRQNYKSSIDRDPLFNELLDEVAKKFYGVQRKSPLQGMFGDIFKMMGGE; via the exons atgcaATATTCCAGTATTTCTCAGACCTTATTAAAACCTCTGATTCTGCAACCTCCTCTCTACTTTTTCATCGCAAGGATGTCTCGAGAGAGAGCCAAACGTGCGACACTGCCTCCAGCTCAAGAG AATATTGAGAAGTTGGAAAAGGTTGTAAAACAGGGAAATTACTATGCAGCTCAACAGATGTTTAAGTCTATAAGTGCTAG ATATGTGTCTGCTGAGAGGTACTCTGAAGCTTTGGATATTCTTAAGTGTGGTGCTTGCTTACAATTGGAGAATGGACAG GTTACCTGTGGGTCAGAGCTTGCTTTGTTGTTTGTTGAAACTCTTGTAAAAGGAAAAGTTTCTTATAATGAAGAAACTCTTG ACCATGTCAGGAAAATCTATGAGAAATTTCCTCGACCGTTGGTGCCACAAAATTTGGACCTCACagatgacgatgatgatgatatgCAAAAACTTTCAGAAGCCATTGCAGCAGCCAAAACCCGAGTAGAATGCTGCTCTTCTTTCTTAAAAGCTTCTATCAA GTGGTCAGCAGAATTTGGTGCACTTAGGTACGGATCTCCAGAGCTGCATGAGATGCTGGCAGATTATATGTATTCTCAATCTCCTGAAGTG GATATGGTTAAAgtatcttttcattttgttaGAGGAAGGAATCTCAAGAAATTTGCATCGACTATCATCAATTTTATGGGAAAG TGCTATCCAGGAGAGGATGATTTGGCTATTGCCCGGGCAATTTTGAT GTACTTGTCTCTGGGAAATCTAAGAGATGCAAACAAGCTCATGGATGAGGTGGAAATGGAAATGCAGCTGAAGCATTTTGACTTTCCTCAGTCAGAATTAATGCAGTTTGTCAATTACCTTTCGCTGAC GTTGCAGAGAGATGCTTTACCTCTCTTTAATATGTTGAGACAGAACTACAAGTCTAGCATAGATAGAGATCCTCTATTTAATGAG TTGCTAGATGAAGTTGCAAAGAAGTTCTATGGCGTACAACGTAAAAGTCCTCTTCAAGGCATGTTTGGTGATATCTTCAAG ATGATGGGAGGCGAATAG